A stretch of Stenotrophomonas indicatrix DNA encodes these proteins:
- the zupT gene encoding zinc transporter ZupT, which produces MLQIPHENIWIALAVTLAAGLATAIGSLLVLFSRRPNPRLLAFGLAFAGGAMVYVSLSEILNKSIASFALAYGERTGFTYGTLAFLLGVVVIVLIDHFIPNPHDSLDKQDPAFRENSREYLKRVALLTSVAITAHNFPEGLATFFATLESPSVGMPLAFAIAIHNIPEGIAIAVPVYFATQNKFYAFAASLLSGLAEPVGAAIGYVLLSGSLSHATFGWVFGLIAGVMVFLALDELLPAAKRYAKGHETVYGLVAGMGTLAISLVLFKW; this is translated from the coding sequence ATGCTGCAGATTCCCCACGAAAACATCTGGATCGCCCTGGCGGTCACCCTCGCTGCGGGCCTTGCCACCGCCATCGGCAGCCTGCTGGTGCTGTTCTCGCGTCGCCCCAATCCACGCCTGCTGGCCTTCGGCCTGGCCTTTGCCGGCGGCGCGATGGTGTACGTCTCGCTGTCGGAGATCCTCAACAAATCCATCGCCTCGTTCGCGCTGGCCTATGGTGAGCGCACCGGCTTCACCTACGGCACCCTCGCCTTCCTGCTGGGCGTGGTGGTGATCGTGCTGATCGACCACTTCATTCCCAACCCGCATGACAGCCTGGACAAGCAGGACCCGGCCTTCCGCGAGAACAGCCGCGAATACCTGAAGCGGGTCGCCCTGCTGACGTCGGTGGCGATCACCGCGCACAACTTCCCGGAGGGGCTGGCGACGTTCTTCGCGACGCTGGAGAGCCCGTCGGTGGGCATGCCGCTGGCCTTCGCCATCGCCATCCACAACATTCCCGAGGGCATCGCCATTGCGGTGCCGGTGTACTTCGCCACGCAGAACAAGTTCTACGCGTTCGCCGCCAGCCTGCTGTCAGGCCTGGCCGAGCCTGTGGGCGCGGCGATCGGCTATGTACTGCTTTCCGGCTCGCTGTCCCACGCCACGTTCGGCTGGGTGTTCGGCCTGATTGCCGGTGTGATGGTGTTCCTGGCGCTGGACGAGCTGCTGCCGGCGGCCAAGCGCTACGCCAAGGGCCACGAAACCGTGTATGGCCTGGTGGCCGGCATGGGTACGCTGGCGATCAGCCTGGTGCTGTTCAAGTGGTGA
- a CDS encoding RluA family pseudouridine synthase has protein sequence MTAQDPTKPAGDKPSVRMITVPADRAGQRLDNFLLGQLKGAPRSLVYKLVRSGQVRVNGGRAKAERKLEAGDEVRIPPVRLSEEGDKAGPPEAFMRRLEQAIVFEDARLLALNKPTGVASHGGSGISFGAIETLRALRPGQTLELVHRLDRDTSGLLIVAKKRSALSELQALLREDHGAGIRKRYLTLLAGRMPDGVMTVDAPLHVGLRQGGERHVQVNAIGKESISHFRVLERKGGHSYCEVRIETGRTHQIRVHAQHLGHPVAGDDKYGDPAVNKRLREQIGLKRLFLHAASLEFALDDGKSPYVLNAPLADELVEALDRLR, from the coding sequence ATGACTGCACAAGACCCCACCAAGCCGGCCGGCGACAAGCCTTCCGTGCGCATGATCACCGTTCCGGCCGACCGCGCCGGCCAGCGCCTGGACAATTTCCTGCTCGGCCAGCTCAAGGGTGCCCCGCGCAGCCTGGTCTACAAGCTGGTCCGCAGCGGCCAGGTGCGCGTCAATGGCGGCCGCGCCAAGGCCGAGCGCAAGCTGGAGGCCGGCGACGAAGTGCGGATACCGCCGGTTCGTCTCAGCGAAGAGGGAGACAAGGCGGGGCCGCCCGAGGCGTTCATGCGTCGGCTGGAGCAGGCCATCGTCTTCGAAGATGCCCGGCTGCTGGCGCTGAACAAGCCGACGGGCGTCGCCAGCCATGGTGGCAGCGGCATCAGCTTCGGCGCCATCGAGACCCTGCGCGCTCTGCGCCCCGGGCAGACCCTCGAACTGGTCCACCGGCTGGACCGTGACACCTCGGGCCTGTTGATCGTGGCCAAGAAGCGTTCGGCACTGAGCGAGCTGCAGGCACTGCTGCGTGAAGACCACGGCGCCGGTATCCGCAAGCGCTACCTGACCCTGTTGGCCGGGCGCATGCCGGACGGGGTGATGACGGTCGACGCGCCGTTGCACGTGGGCCTGCGCCAGGGCGGCGAGCGTCATGTGCAGGTCAACGCGATCGGCAAGGAATCCATCAGCCATTTCCGGGTGCTGGAGCGCAAGGGCGGCCATTCCTATTGCGAGGTGCGCATCGAAACCGGCCGCACCCACCAGATCCGCGTGCACGCCCAGCATCTGGGGCATCCGGTCGCCGGTGACGACAAATACGGCGATCCTGCGGTCAACAAGCGGCTTCGTGAGCAGATCGGGCTGAAGCGCCTGTTCCTGCATGCCGCGTCGCTGGAGTTCGCGCTGGACGACGGCAAGAGCCCGTATGTGCTGAACGCGCCGCTGGCCGATGAGCTGGTCGAGGCGCTGGATCGACTTCGCTAA
- a CDS encoding Rne/Rng family ribonuclease: protein MKRMLINATQAEELRVAIVDGQSLYDIDIEQPSKEQKKSNIYKGRIFRIEPSLEAAFVEYGGGRHGFLPLKEISRDYFQAGVDHNKAGIRELLREGQEIVVQVDKEERGNKGAALTTFISLAGRYMVLMPNSPSAGGVSRRIEGEDRAALKDALDKLNIPDEMGVIIRTAGVGRDAEELQWDLDYLLNVWRAIAEAALSKPAPFLIYQESRLIVRALRDYLRADIGEILVDTEEMYEHAKEFMQQVMPQTLRKLKHYKDDIPLFNRFQIESQIEGAYERNVRLPSGGSIVVDQTEALTAVDVNSSRATKGSDIEDTAFQTNLEAAEEVARQLRLRDLGGLVVIDFIDMASNKHQREVENRLANALKYDRARVQVGRISRFGLLEMSRQRLRPSLGESSQIVCPRCDGHGRMRSVESLSLSIIRVAEEHAMKENTGQVLVQAPVEIANYLLNEKRGALGEIEKRHEAPIVIVADEQLHTPHYTVTRLRDNELGEESGKPSYQRGTPRKLPVHALTKGQLNIPPPMVTQVKHNSPAPVREEVEPVAAPAPAPVAAAAPAAAASGGVVGWLKRIFGGEPAPAPAPAPTARQPQQDGGRRDRNKDRNKDRKDRREDSRGNGGNGNAQQQKDGGNRKDRGEQRKDGRNGGSQANGNGQQQPQQQGKPKDAQQPQQQNKPRNEQGQGQQQPKLKQPRQPRPQDGDKPAEKPQRAAAEAPADVVTAAAAVATTTAVAATVAVQEEKALAPAVATENVVDTVAAVDTAATTDAEVVVATGAAEDAAADAAGDQTGEGATRRRRGRRGGRRRRRGGAENAAGSDVLGDDLDDGDDAEGEDNDGDSVEQTAPASVGAPAAAVQPSRSQPEFDFDDEVEPAAADAGKPARAPAAVAAAVAPVAAVSSAVVEAAAPVAAAVQTPAPVEAVAKVEPAPSPVQTSMLDAIDAATPVQPAPEVAPVIEAKPPVVETAAAIEAAPVAEPTAVVEAAPVAEPKPMVADVAPVVEAAPAVEPKAEVEVAPVAEQPAAPVAVEAAPVDAAAPVADAVVPAQVDPIAGGHADAAAQAADAQASEEDEDAGKRTPPVA, encoded by the coding sequence ATGAAGCGAATGCTGATCAACGCCACGCAGGCTGAAGAGCTGCGTGTTGCCATCGTGGATGGCCAGTCGTTGTATGACATCGACATCGAGCAGCCGTCCAAGGAACAGAAGAAGTCCAACATCTACAAGGGCCGGATCTTCCGCATCGAGCCCTCGCTGGAAGCGGCCTTCGTTGAATACGGTGGTGGCCGCCATGGCTTCCTGCCGCTGAAGGAAATCTCCCGCGATTACTTCCAGGCCGGTGTCGACCACAACAAGGCCGGCATCCGCGAGCTGCTGAGGGAAGGCCAGGAAATCGTCGTCCAGGTGGACAAGGAAGAACGTGGCAACAAGGGCGCCGCCCTGACCACGTTCATCTCCCTGGCCGGCCGTTACATGGTGCTGATGCCCAACTCCCCCAGTGCCGGCGGTGTTTCCCGTCGCATCGAGGGTGAAGACCGGGCGGCCCTGAAGGACGCTCTGGACAAGCTGAACATCCCCGACGAAATGGGCGTCATCATCCGTACCGCCGGCGTCGGCCGCGATGCGGAAGAGCTGCAGTGGGATCTGGATTACCTGCTGAACGTCTGGCGCGCCATCGCCGAAGCCGCCCTGAGCAAGCCGGCCCCGTTCCTGATCTACCAGGAATCGCGCCTGATCGTGCGCGCCCTGCGTGACTACCTGCGCGCCGACATCGGCGAGATCCTGGTGGACACCGAGGAAATGTACGAGCACGCCAAGGAGTTCATGCAGCAGGTGATGCCGCAGACCCTGCGCAAGCTCAAGCATTACAAGGACGACATCCCGCTGTTCAACCGCTTCCAGATCGAATCGCAGATCGAAGGCGCCTACGAGCGCAACGTGCGCCTGCCGTCGGGTGGCTCGATCGTGGTCGACCAGACCGAAGCGCTGACTGCCGTCGACGTCAACTCCTCGCGCGCCACCAAGGGCAGCGACATCGAAGACACCGCGTTCCAGACCAACCTGGAAGCGGCCGAGGAAGTGGCCCGCCAGCTGCGCCTGCGCGACCTCGGTGGCCTGGTGGTGATCGACTTCATCGACATGGCCTCCAACAAGCACCAGCGTGAGGTCGAGAACCGCCTGGCCAACGCACTCAAGTACGACCGTGCGCGCGTGCAGGTTGGCCGCATCTCGCGCTTCGGCCTGCTGGAAATGAGCCGCCAGCGCCTGCGCCCGAGCCTGGGCGAATCCAGCCAGATCGTCTGCCCGCGTTGCGACGGCCATGGCCGCATGCGCAGCGTCGAGTCGCTGTCGCTGTCGATCATCCGCGTCGCCGAAGAGCATGCGATGAAGGAGAACACCGGGCAGGTGCTGGTACAGGCCCCGGTGGAGATCGCCAATTACCTGCTGAATGAAAAGCGCGGCGCGCTGGGCGAAATCGAGAAGCGCCACGAGGCGCCGATCGTGATCGTTGCCGACGAACAGCTGCACACCCCGCATTACACCGTCACCCGCCTGCGCGACAACGAGCTGGGCGAGGAAAGCGGCAAGCCGAGCTACCAGCGCGGTACCCCGCGCAAGCTGCCGGTGCATGCGCTGACCAAGGGCCAGCTGAACATCCCGCCGCCGATGGTGACCCAGGTCAAGCACAACTCCCCCGCCCCGGTGCGCGAGGAAGTGGAACCGGTCGCCGCCCCGGCACCGGCACCGGTGGCCGCAGCGGCCCCGGCAGCCGCCGCCAGTGGTGGCGTCGTCGGCTGGCTCAAGCGCATCTTTGGCGGCGAGCCGGCACCGGCCCCCGCACCGGCACCGACCGCACGCCAGCCGCAGCAGGATGGCGGCCGCCGTGACCGCAACAAGGATCGCAACAAGGACCGCAAGGACCGTCGCGAGGACAGCCGTGGCAACGGCGGCAATGGCAATGCGCAGCAGCAGAAGGACGGCGGCAACCGCAAGGACCGCGGTGAGCAGCGCAAGGATGGCCGCAACGGCGGCAGCCAGGCCAATGGCAATGGCCAGCAGCAGCCGCAGCAGCAGGGCAAGCCGAAGGATGCCCAGCAGCCGCAGCAGCAGAACAAGCCGCGCAACGAACAGGGCCAGGGGCAGCAGCAGCCGAAGCTGAAGCAGCCGAGGCAGCCGCGCCCGCAGGACGGCGACAAGCCGGCCGAGAAGCCGCAGCGTGCCGCTGCCGAAGCCCCGGCCGATGTCGTGACCGCTGCTGCTGCCGTGGCTACCACGACTGCGGTTGCGGCCACGGTTGCGGTGCAGGAAGAAAAGGCACTGGCACCGGCCGTCGCCACTGAAAACGTGGTCGACACCGTCGCGGCCGTGGACACCGCCGCAACGACCGATGCCGAGGTCGTGGTTGCGACCGGGGCTGCCGAGGATGCTGCGGCCGATGCCGCAGGCGATCAGACCGGCGAAGGCGCAACCCGCCGCCGCCGTGGCCGTCGCGGTGGTCGTCGTCGTCGTCGTGGTGGCGCCGAGAACGCTGCAGGTAGTGACGTACTGGGTGATGACCTGGACGACGGCGATGATGCCGAAGGCGAGGACAACGACGGCGATTCGGTCGAGCAGACCGCCCCGGCTTCGGTCGGCGCACCGGCAGCCGCCGTGCAGCCGTCGCGTTCGCAGCCGGAATTTGATTTCGATGACGAAGTCGAGCCGGCCGCCGCTGATGCCGGCAAGCCGGCACGTGCGCCGGCTGCAGTGGCTGCCGCGGTTGCCCCGGTTGCTGCCGTAAGCAGTGCCGTGGTCGAGGCAGCCGCTCCAGTGGCCGCCGCAGTGCAGACTCCGGCTCCGGTGGAAGCAGTCGCCAAGGTCGAACCGGCCCCGTCGCCGGTGCAGACCAGCATGCTGGATGCCATCGATGCAGCGACGCCGGTGCAGCCGGCGCCTGAAGTGGCTCCGGTGATCGAGGCAAAGCCGCCGGTGGTCGAGACCGCTGCTGCGATCGAAGCCGCTCCGGTCGCTGAACCGACCGCGGTGGTCGAAGCCGCACCGGTGGCCGAGCCGAAGCCGATGGTGGCCGATGTTGCGCCGGTGGTTGAAGCTGCTCCGGCAGTCGAACCGAAGGCCGAGGTTGAAGTCGCCCCGGTTGCCGAGCAGCCGGCAGCCCCAGTGGCTGTCGAAGCCGCACCGGTGGACGCCGCTGCGCCGGTCGCCGATGCGGTCGTGCCGGCGCAGGTCGACCCGATCGCCGGTGGCCATGCCGACGCTGCCGCACAGGCCGCTGACGCGCAGGCGTCGGAAGAAGACGAAGACGCCGGCAAGCGCACGCCACCGGTCGCCTGA
- a CDS encoding endonuclease/exonuclease/phosphatase family protein, translating into MRGPLGIGRGFCALGLAIALALPGLAPAAEPASAADAATAVGEPGMSMVTFNLHHDREDWPSRRRTIVAELKRLQPDAIALQEVIQKRSVRNQAQWLASQLGYRYVFVSTDPVGAPKRYGNALLTRRPILAHGEHLLLPLDDYRTVAHLRIDVDGRPVNVYATHLNERSDDAGQRIRRSQVEDLLRFIAGSSAGAPVVIAGDFNALVDAGDLSELRSHYGDSYGSVHVNTDLAGVSTLNRHYYQAPSRIDHIFFQQDEMVAREAKILFDQPDDGGRWASDHYGVWTRLQFAPKP; encoded by the coding sequence ATGCGAGGTCCGCTCGGAATCGGTCGCGGTTTCTGCGCGCTGGGGCTGGCGATCGCGCTGGCCCTGCCCGGGCTGGCGCCAGCCGCTGAGCCGGCCAGCGCGGCTGACGCGGCCACAGCGGTCGGCGAACCCGGCATGAGCATGGTCACATTCAACCTGCACCACGACCGCGAGGACTGGCCCAGCCGTCGTCGCACGATCGTGGCCGAGCTCAAGCGCCTGCAGCCCGATGCCATCGCGCTGCAGGAGGTGATCCAGAAGCGCAGCGTGCGCAACCAGGCGCAGTGGCTGGCCAGCCAGCTCGGCTACCGGTACGTATTCGTGTCCACCGATCCGGTGGGTGCACCCAAGCGTTATGGCAATGCGCTGCTGACCCGGCGCCCGATCCTGGCGCATGGCGAGCACCTGCTGCTGCCGCTGGATGACTACCGCACCGTGGCTCATCTGCGCATCGACGTGGACGGCAGGCCGGTCAATGTCTATGCCACCCATCTCAACGAGCGCAGTGACGACGCCGGCCAGCGCATCCGCCGCAGCCAGGTCGAGGATCTGCTGCGTTTCATCGCCGGCAGTTCTGCGGGGGCACCGGTGGTGATTGCCGGCGACTTCAACGCCCTGGTCGATGCCGGCGATCTGAGCGAACTGCGCAGCCACTACGGCGACAGCTACGGCAGCGTGCATGTCAACACCGACCTGGCAGGTGTGAGTACGCTCAACCGCCATTACTACCAGGCGCCGTCGCGGATCGACCACATCTTCTTCCAGCAGGACGAGATGGTCGCGCGCGAAGCGAAGATCCTGTTCGACCAGCCTGATGACGGCGGCCGCTGGGCCTCCGATCACTACGGGGTGTGGACCCGGCTGCAGTTCGCGCCGAAGCCCTGA
- a CDS encoding energy transducer TonB has translation MNVRLLSLSLLAVTGLAGCGTSEPPAAPAAAPTEVAAVKTPPPQYPLELACTGVGGTSTFKVVIGTDGKPSEVTLLTGAGNPQLDDLAKTAVQGWQFKAATRNGEAVPATIQVPVSFNPPQPKPDQCFAIEESLRRGG, from the coding sequence ATGAACGTGCGATTGCTGAGCCTGTCCCTGCTTGCCGTGACCGGCCTGGCCGGCTGCGGCACCTCCGAACCGCCGGCAGCACCGGCTGCCGCACCCACCGAAGTGGCTGCGGTGAAAACCCCGCCGCCGCAATACCCGCTGGAACTGGCCTGCACCGGCGTCGGCGGCACCAGCACATTCAAGGTGGTGATCGGCACCGACGGCAAACCCAGCGAGGTCACCCTGCTGACCGGCGCGGGCAACCCGCAGCTGGACGATCTGGCCAAGACCGCCGTGCAGGGCTGGCAGTTCAAGGCAGCCACCCGCAATGGCGAGGCCGTGCCGGCCACGATCCAGGTGCCGGTCAGCTTCAACCCGCCGCAGCCAAAGCCGGACCAGTGCTTCGCCATCGAAGAAAGCCTGCGCCGCGGCGGCTGA
- a CDS encoding discoidin domain-containing protein — MMRAIAVGLGLLWSSLAIAAPPALPAPKVLDDFDDISAWKLVLSDQVSGSLRPVSGAGGGRALCLDYDFHEVSGYVGIRRPLNIEYPANYRFGFQLRGDSPSNDLQFKLIDASGDNVWWVNRPGYAFPKAWTPVEYRRRQIDKAWGPSPEKDMARSASMEFTIYSKVGGRGTVCFDKLTLQGLPAQDDSALRPSVIADTATALQDRMIDGKSDTFWISGGVKQQTISLDLHKSREIGGAVIDWLPDLEANRYTVRISEDGRDWRTVREVTAGAGGRDWLALPDTDARYLRFDLQGGPNWRYGIRDITLKPLAFAATPNAFLSSVAADLPRGALPRAYVGEQPYWTLLGLDGGQEQALISEDGALEPAKGSFSIEPFIRLDGKLLDWSNVAISQSLQDRYLPIATVDWVHEKAGLSVTSFVQGTPERAQLIGRYRLSNPDKVAHEYTLALAIRPWQVNPPTQFLNTVGGFSRIDSLDVGEQLVRINGEPRLYPLQVPDARFASSFDGKLDAMHLASGKLPGTTAVKDATGMASGALLYTIKLEPGQSREVAIVLPQTGSWAPQALDVAKAQQQVATMWRDKLGVVTLQVPAAGQPLVETLRTAVAHMLISRVGPRLQPGTRSYARSWIRDGAMISEGLLRMGRSDAVRDYVTWYAPYQFENGKVPCCVDARGSDPVPENDSHGELIYNIAEYGRYTGDTAFLEQMWPHVLGAYSYMEQLRGSERTEENRARNPAFYGMMPASISHEGYSAKPMHSYWDNFWALRGYKDAAQLAAQLGKVEAMQISESRDQFRDDLQASLLAAMQQHRIDYLPGSAELGDFDATSTTIALAPGGEQGRLPQQALDATFQRYWNEFVARRDGKREWKDYTPYEWRNVAAFVRLGWRDRAWQATEFFFKDRAPQAWNQWAEVVSRTPRKPFFVGDLPHAWVASDFVRSALDMFGYNRDADEALVLAAGIPVAWLQGEGIAVQGLRTPQGQLNYRLQRSDKQLVLEVQPGLVPPAGGVVLPWPYAGEPGQATVNGEAAEWVNNELHVHQLPARVEIDVPSAVRRAERKEK; from the coding sequence ATGATGCGTGCGATCGCCGTTGGACTGGGCCTGTTGTGGTCTTCCCTGGCGATCGCCGCACCACCGGCGCTGCCCGCGCCGAAGGTGCTGGATGATTTCGACGACATCAGCGCCTGGAAGCTGGTGTTGTCCGACCAGGTCAGCGGCTCGCTGCGGCCGGTCAGTGGCGCTGGCGGTGGCCGCGCGCTGTGCCTGGATTACGACTTCCATGAGGTCTCCGGTTACGTCGGCATCCGTCGTCCACTGAACATCGAGTACCCGGCCAACTATCGTTTCGGCTTCCAGCTGCGCGGTGATTCGCCGTCAAATGACCTGCAGTTCAAGCTGATCGACGCCAGCGGCGACAACGTGTGGTGGGTCAACCGCCCCGGCTATGCCTTCCCCAAGGCGTGGACGCCGGTGGAATACCGCCGCCGGCAGATCGACAAGGCCTGGGGGCCATCGCCAGAGAAGGACATGGCGCGCAGCGCGTCGATGGAATTCACGATCTACAGCAAGGTCGGCGGTCGCGGTACCGTGTGCTTCGACAAGCTGACCCTGCAGGGGCTGCCCGCGCAGGATGATTCGGCGCTGCGGCCCTCGGTGATCGCCGATACCGCAACCGCGCTGCAGGACCGGATGATCGACGGCAAGTCCGATACCTTCTGGATCAGTGGCGGGGTCAAGCAGCAGACCATCAGCCTGGACCTGCACAAGAGCCGCGAGATCGGCGGTGCGGTGATCGACTGGCTGCCCGACCTGGAAGCGAACCGCTACACCGTGCGTATCTCCGAGGATGGCCGTGACTGGCGTACCGTGCGCGAAGTGACCGCAGGCGCCGGAGGCCGGGACTGGCTGGCACTGCCCGACACCGATGCGCGCTACCTGCGTTTCGATCTGCAGGGCGGGCCGAACTGGCGCTACGGCATCCGTGACATCACCCTGAAGCCGCTGGCGTTCGCCGCGACTCCCAACGCCTTCCTGTCCTCGGTGGCGGCCGACCTGCCGCGTGGCGCATTGCCGCGCGCCTACGTTGGCGAGCAGCCGTACTGGACCCTGCTTGGCCTGGACGGTGGCCAGGAGCAGGCGTTGATCAGCGAGGACGGCGCACTGGAGCCGGCCAAGGGCAGCTTCAGCATCGAGCCGTTCATCCGCCTCGACGGCAAGCTGCTTGACTGGTCGAACGTTGCCATCAGCCAGTCACTGCAGGATCGTTACCTGCCGATCGCCACGGTCGACTGGGTGCACGAGAAGGCCGGCCTGTCGGTGACCAGCTTCGTGCAGGGCACGCCCGAACGCGCCCAGCTGATCGGGCGCTACCGCTTGAGCAATCCGGACAAGGTCGCGCACGAATACACCCTGGCCCTGGCGATCCGCCCGTGGCAGGTCAATCCACCCACCCAGTTCCTCAACACCGTGGGCGGCTTCAGCCGCATCGACAGCCTGGACGTGGGCGAGCAGCTGGTGCGCATCAATGGCGAACCGCGGCTGTATCCCCTGCAGGTACCGGATGCGCGCTTTGCCAGCAGCTTCGACGGCAAACTGGATGCGATGCACCTGGCCAGCGGCAAGCTGCCCGGCACTACTGCGGTGAAGGACGCGACCGGCATGGCGTCCGGCGCACTGCTGTACACGATCAAGCTCGAACCCGGGCAGAGCCGCGAGGTGGCGATCGTGCTGCCGCAGACCGGCAGCTGGGCGCCGCAGGCGCTGGACGTGGCCAAGGCACAGCAGCAGGTCGCGACGATGTGGCGCGACAAGCTGGGCGTGGTGACCCTGCAGGTGCCCGCCGCCGGCCAACCGCTGGTGGAAACCCTGCGCACCGCAGTGGCGCACATGCTGATCTCGCGGGTCGGCCCGCGCCTGCAGCCGGGTACGCGCTCCTATGCACGCAGCTGGATCCGCGATGGCGCGATGATCTCCGAAGGCCTGCTGCGGATGGGTCGCAGCGATGCCGTGCGTGACTACGTGACCTGGTATGCGCCCTATCAGTTTGAAAACGGCAAGGTGCCGTGCTGCGTCGATGCGCGTGGCAGCGACCCGGTGCCGGAGAACGACAGCCACGGCGAACTGATCTACAACATCGCCGAGTACGGCCGCTATACCGGCGACACGGCCTTCCTCGAGCAGATGTGGCCGCATGTGCTGGGCGCCTACAGCTACATGGAGCAGCTGCGGGGCAGCGAGCGCACCGAGGAGAACCGCGCGCGCAATCCTGCCTTCTACGGGATGATGCCGGCCTCGATCAGCCACGAGGGCTATTCGGCCAAGCCGATGCATTCGTACTGGGACAACTTCTGGGCGCTGCGTGGTTACAAGGACGCCGCGCAACTGGCGGCGCAGCTGGGCAAGGTCGAGGCGATGCAGATCAGCGAGTCGCGCGATCAGTTCCGTGATGACCTGCAGGCCTCGCTGCTGGCGGCCATGCAGCAGCACCGCATTGATTACCTGCCGGGCTCGGCCGAGCTGGGTGACTTCGACGCCACCTCCACCACGATTGCGTTGGCGCCCGGCGGCGAGCAGGGGCGGTTGCCGCAGCAGGCGCTGGACGCGACCTTCCAGCGTTACTGGAACGAATTCGTCGCACGCCGCGATGGCAAGCGCGAATGGAAGGACTACACGCCGTACGAATGGCGCAACGTCGCCGCGTTCGTGCGCCTGGGATGGCGTGATCGTGCCTGGCAGGCCACCGAGTTCTTCTTCAAGGATCGTGCGCCGCAGGCCTGGAACCAGTGGGCCGAGGTCGTCTCGCGCACGCCGCGCAAGCCGTTCTTCGTGGGAGACCTGCCGCATGCCTGGGTAGCCTCGGACTTCGTCCGCTCGGCCCTGGACATGTTCGGCTACAACCGCGATGCGGATGAGGCGCTGGTGCTGGCCGCCGGTATCCCGGTGGCGTGGCTGCAGGGCGAGGGCATTGCCGTGCAGGGCCTGCGCACGCCGCAGGGGCAGCTCAACTATCGCCTGCAGCGCAGCGACAAGCAGCTGGTGCTGGAAGTGCAGCCCGGGCTGGTGCCGCCGGCCGGTGGCGTGGTGCTGCCATGGCCGTATGCAGGCGAGCCGGGCCAGGCGACGGTCAACGGCGAGGCGGCGGAATGGGTCAACAACGAGCTGCATGTGCACCAGTTGCCGGCACGCGTCGAGATCGATGTGCCCAGCGCAGTGCGCCGCGCCGAACGCAAGGAAAAGTAA
- a CDS encoding 4a-hydroxytetrahydrobiopterin dehydratase has translation MADLIPLAQARCVPRKGSDHKLGEARLAELLPQVPGWELAEAGQALVRTFRFKDYYATMAFVNALAWIAHGEDHHPDLGVHYDRAVVRYSTHDVGGLSENDFICAAKTSALTEQLK, from the coding sequence ATGGCCGACCTGATTCCGCTGGCACAGGCCCGTTGCGTGCCGCGCAAAGGCAGCGACCACAAGCTGGGCGAGGCCCGGCTGGCCGAACTGCTGCCGCAGGTTCCCGGCTGGGAGCTGGCCGAGGCCGGCCAGGCGCTGGTGCGCACGTTCCGCTTCAAGGATTACTACGCCACCATGGCCTTCGTGAACGCGCTGGCCTGGATCGCTCACGGCGAGGACCATCACCCGGACCTCGGCGTCCACTACGACCGTGCCGTCGTCCGCTATTCCACCCACGACGTGGGCGGCCTGAGCGAGAACGACTTCATCTGCGCAGCGAAGACTTCGGCCCTGACGGAGCAACTGAAATGA
- a CDS encoding NfuA family Fe-S biogenesis protein codes for MIQISDTAQTHFRKLIEREGVPGMGVRLSAVDPGTPRADARLEFAEPTDLLGDEWAVDCDGFTLYVDATSVGWLDGAEIDIVPGTAGTQQLTIKAPRIKGEAPGDAASLVERVHWVVENEVNPQLASHGGKVAVQEVSADGVVLLRFGGGCQGCGMADVTLKQGIEKTLMGRVPGVTAVRDATDHDSGHAPYIPRGNAA; via the coding sequence ATGATCCAGATCTCCGACACTGCCCAGACCCATTTCCGCAAGCTGATCGAACGCGAGGGCGTGCCCGGCATGGGCGTGCGCTTGAGTGCGGTCGATCCTGGCACCCCGCGTGCCGACGCCCGGCTGGAGTTCGCCGAGCCGACCGATCTGCTCGGCGACGAGTGGGCGGTGGACTGCGATGGCTTCACCCTCTATGTGGACGCCACCAGCGTTGGCTGGCTCGATGGCGCGGAGATCGACATCGTGCCCGGTACCGCTGGTACCCAGCAGCTGACGATCAAGGCGCCGCGGATCAAGGGCGAAGCGCCCGGCGATGCCGCCTCGCTGGTCGAGCGCGTGCATTGGGTGGTGGAAAACGAAGTCAATCCGCAGCTCGCGTCGCACGGTGGCAAGGTCGCCGTGCAGGAAGTCTCGGCCGACGGCGTGGTGCTGCTGCGCTTCGGCGGTGGCTGCCAGGGCTGCGGCATGGCCGACGTCACCCTCAAGCAGGGCATCGAGAAGACCTTGATGGGTCGTGTGCCTGGGGTGACTGCGGTGCGTGACGCTACCGATCACGACAGCGGCCACGCTCCGTATATTCCGCGCGGCAACGCCGCCTGA